A segment of the Actinomyces sp. oral taxon 171 str. F0337 genome:
CACCGGCCACCAAGCCGTCAAACTGCAGAGCGGTGACGGTGCCCACAAGGCGCCGTCACCGCTCAGCAACTGTGTTCGGAGATCCAGCTTTTCCTAGGAGGGAACCTAAACCGTGCGTCCGACGGCCAGGTTCCGCCGTCCCTTGCGCACCAGGACCACTCCCCCGGCGAGCAGGTGCTCGGGGCCGATGACCACGGTCTCGTCGGCCACCTTGACGTTGTTGAGGTAGGCCCCGCCTCCGGCAATGGTCTTGCGAGCCGCGTTGCGCCCTCGCTCCAGCCCTGTGCCCACGAGCAGGTCCACGATCGTGGTCCCTCCGACCGTGACATCGCTGGAGGCCAGATCGGACGTGGCTGTAAGGATCGTCGCCTCGTCGATGTCGGTGAGGTCCCCGCGCCCCCACAGCGCGGAGGTCGCAGCCTCGGCCTGGGCAGTCGCGTCGGCTCCATGCACCCACGTGCAGACTTCGTGCGCCAGAACCCGCTGGGCCTCACGCGCCTTCGGGTTCTCAGCCGTCGCCGCCTCCAGGCGCTCGATCTCCTCGCGCTCCAGAAAGGTGAAGACCTTGAGGAAGCGCACGACGTCGGCGTCGTCGACCTGGAGCCAGAACTGGTAGAAGGCGTAGGGGCTGAGCATCTCGGGGTTGAGCCAGATCGCCCCGCCCTCGGACTTGCCGAACTTGGTGCCGTCGGCCTTGGTGATGAGGGGGTTGGTCATGACGTGGACCGAGTCGCCCTCCACCTTGTGGATGAGGTCCATCCCGCCCACGAGGTTGCCCCACTGGTCGTTGCCGCCGACTTCCAGGGTGCAGCCGTAGCGCCGGTAGAGCTCGAGGTAGTCGTTGGCCTGGAGAACCTGGTAGCTGAACTCGGTGTAGGAGATGCCCTCCTCACTGGCCAGGCGCCGGGCAACGATGTCCTTGGAGAGCATGGTTCCCATGCGGAAGTGCTTGCCCAGGTCCCGCAGGAAGTCGATGGCGCTCATCGCCTGGGTCCAGTCGAGGTTGTTGACGATCCGCGCGGGGTTGTCCCCACTGAAGTCGAGAAGGTTCTCGAGCTGCTCCTGCAGGCCGGCCGCCCAGCCGGCGACGACGTCCTTGGTGTTGAGAGTGCGCTCCCCCTTGGCACGCGGGTCGCCGATGAGCCCCGTCGCCCCACCCACCAGCGCCAAGGGGTGATGTCCGGCGAGCTGAAGATGACGCATGACCTTGACGGCCACAAGGTGCCCGTGGTGAAGGCTCGGCGCGGTGGGGTCGAATCCGCAATAGAAGGTGACGGCCCCGTCGGTGAGCGCTGCTCGCAGCGCGTCGATGTCGGTGTGCTGGGCAATGAGCCCGCGCCACTGCAGTTCGTCCAGGATGTCCGTCACTGTCCAGTCGCCTTCCGTGGGTTGTCGTGCTTACCGCACGCGTGTTCCCGGCGTGCCACGCTCGGGTCCGGCTGATACCTCCGGCGCAGATAGTCTGCCATGCTCCGGCTCGGCCTCCACGAAGAGACCAGGGCACGGAGCCACGAGCCGACTACCGGGATCGTTCACAAGATCTCTGTCGGGCGGTCCCGCAGGAGGGTGTGTCGGCAGTAGAAGCGCCGTCGGATCCTGGCCTCGGGAAGCATCCAGGATGCCGCCGCACGAATCTCGGCCAGGGACTCTCTCGGAGCACGCGTGACCACGCAGCTGACCGCCTCGAAGGTGCTGATGCACCGGTGAAAGGCGACGTTGTGGTTCCAGTAGTCACTGGCCACTGCGGGAGCCTGGTGGAGCAGCCGCCGTGGTCGGGCCGACCGTGTCACTCGAGGTCTTGGGGCTCGCGCTCCGGCCGACGGACGCATCGGTTTGCTCGTTGGGCTGCGCTGCAGATCCGCGCACCACGGCACCGGCGTCGCATAGCAGCGCCTCGCGCAGGTGGGGCATGACGGCGAAGTATGCCTCATCGGCATCCTCCACGAGATGCGTTGCGCTGGCCCCGACTTCTCGTCCCACTGCTGTTGTTGTCACGATCCGAGCGCGGGCATCCTTGGGATCCGGTTGACGCGACACCAGGCCGGCCCGCTCCAACCTGCGCAGTACCTGGCTGGCGGTTTTCACGTCCATTCCCGCCTGGGCCGCAATCATGACCTGGCTGGCACCGTCTCCCTGCTCCTCGAGCCACTGCGTGCAGGCCAGGAGGACGAACTGGGAGTGCGTCAGCCCAACCGGTTCCAGGGCGGCAGCGATGTCGCGCTGCCAGGCCAGCGCGGCCCTCCACATGAGGAAGCCGGGGCTCGCCTCCGGCCCCTGGAACCGTGTCTTCACATATCGACCCTAGCAGCCTCAACGAGCGAGTCGATGGCCTGCGGAAAGTCCTCGGCGATTCCCGGACCGATCGTCGGGCCTACATCGTCGGCACCGGGGCCGTCGATGTCGAGGCGGGTGGTCACAACGCTCTTCCCTTGTGTCTGCGCGGGCATGAAGGAGTGGGTGAAGGTCAGCTCCACTCCCCCGTAGGAGACCCGGTCCGCCTGGACATGAGGGGGTTCCCAGCGGATCACCGTGATCTCGATACTGTCCTGCCCCTCCGGAGTCATCGTGATCGAGGCGCCGGGTCCCACAGGCTCGCGCGGCTCGTAGCGATCTCCCTGGGGGAGCTCGATGTCACCGGAGAGAACCTTGATCCAGGTCTCCCACAGGACCTCCGCCGGGAGATCCACTGTCCGTTGGCACTCAGTCGACCACATGGCCGTCCCCTTCCTCGTCCTCCGCGCTCGGAGGTTCCGCACCACAAATAGTCTTTGCAGCGATAATCTGTGTACCCATTATTAGCGGACAGGAGTGGCGCGGGCAAGTGGAGACCCATCGGAGTTGGGCTCGGCGAGGTTCAGCCCTGTGAGCGTCGCCTGGTGACGGCCGGCCGGTATGGCGAGACGGTGGGCTCTCCGTCCAGCCAGAAGCGCCACGGGAAGGCTTCTCCGTCTCCCCCGGGGCCGGCCACCCCGGTGCGTGGCCCACGGCGGATGCGTCCGGCATCCGGTGCCTGCTGCGGCAGCGTCAGGCTGATGCGTGATCCCGGCCCGCCCAGCAGCGCGCCGTCGTCGGAGCGGTCCAGTCCCAGTGCGGCGCACAGTCTGGCCGGGCCACGGGCCAGGTCGCGGTCAGTGCGGGCTGCGGGGCGGCGTCCCCTGGCCTGCTCGAGCCCTTCGACGACCTCTCCCCCGCGCAGCAGCACCGCGCGTGAGACCCCGGCAGGTCCGGTGACGATGTTGAGGCAATGGTGCATGCCGTAGGTGAAGTAAACGTAGATGCACCCGCCAGCCTCGAACATGGAGGCGTTGCGCGCCGTGCGCCCCCGGAAGGCGTGGGAGCCCGGATCCTCCTCGCCGCGGTAAGCCTCCACCTCGGTCAGCCGGATCGCGACGTGCCCGTACGGGTCAGTCACGGCAATGACGGCGCCCAGCAGCGCCGGAGCCACCTCCAGACTGTCGCGTCTGAGCAGCGATGCGGCCTGTGCGCTCAGCCCCGTCGCCGTCGCCCTCACGGTACTGTCCGACATCGTCCTCTCGCCCCGGCTCAGCCCTGCTCCTCCTCGCTCCACTCCTCATCGGTCTCACTGGGCCCGGGCCACTGGGGACCCGCGGGGCCGTCCAGCAAGGAGCCCTCCCAGGCGAAGACTCGCAGTTCGGCGCTGCGTGCGATGGCACGGGCGAGCTGCTCAACAACACGCACCGGCGCGGTGCCGCCGTGCCCGGTTCGGGCGGCCACGGACCCCTCAGCTGAGAGGACCTCCCGCACGCCCGGGGTGAGCCGCTCATCGATGGCGGCGAAGTCGTCGTCGGTCAGGTCCCACAGCTCGATGCCGCGCTTCTCGCACTCGCGTACGCAGGCGCCGGAGATCTCGTGGGCGCTTCGGAAGGGCACGCCGTTCTTGACGAGCCACTCCGCGATATCGGTGGCCAGGGAGAACCCCTGGGGGGCGAGCTCCGCCATGCGCTCGTAGTGGAGGGTCATCGTGCTCACCATGCCGCTGACGGCCGGCAGGAGAACGGCCAGGGTATCGACGGCGTCGAAGACCG
Coding sequences within it:
- a CDS encoding DNA-3-methyladenine glycosylase gives rise to the protein MSDSTVRATATGLSAQAASLLRRDSLEVAPALLGAVIAVTDPYGHVAIRLTEVEAYRGEEDPGSHAFRGRTARNASMFEAGGCIYVYFTYGMHHCLNIVTGPAGVSRAVLLRGGEVVEGLEQARGRRPAARTDRDLARGPARLCAALGLDRSDDGALLGGPGSRISLTLPQQAPDAGRIRRGPRTGVAGPGGDGEAFPWRFWLDGEPTVSPYRPAVTRRRSQG
- a CDS encoding MarR family winged helix-turn-helix transcriptional regulator, yielding MKTRFQGPEASPGFLMWRAALAWQRDIAAALEPVGLTHSQFVLLACTQWLEEQGDGASQVMIAAQAGMDVKTASQVLRRLERAGLVSRQPDPKDARARIVTTTAVGREVGASATHLVEDADEAYFAVMPHLREALLCDAGAVVRGSAAQPNEQTDASVGRSASPKTSSDTVGPTTAAAPPGSRSGQ
- the tyrS gene encoding tyrosine--tRNA ligase — encoded protein: MTDILDELQWRGLIAQHTDIDALRAALTDGAVTFYCGFDPTAPSLHHGHLVAVKVMRHLQLAGHHPLALVGGATGLIGDPRAKGERTLNTKDVVAGWAAGLQEQLENLLDFSGDNPARIVNNLDWTQAMSAIDFLRDLGKHFRMGTMLSKDIVARRLASEEGISYTEFSYQVLQANDYLELYRRYGCTLEVGGNDQWGNLVGGMDLIHKVEGDSVHVMTNPLITKADGTKFGKSEGGAIWLNPEMLSPYAFYQFWLQVDDADVVRFLKVFTFLEREEIERLEAATAENPKAREAQRVLAHEVCTWVHGADATAQAEAATSALWGRGDLTDIDEATILTATSDLASSDVTVGGTTIVDLLVGTGLERGRNAARKTIAGGGAYLNNVKVADETVVIGPEHLLAGGVVLVRKGRRNLAVGRTV